A DNA window from Pseudodesulfovibrio thermohalotolerans contains the following coding sequences:
- the purN gene encoding phosphoribosylglycinamide formyltransferase, with the protein MAMPIAVLVSGGGSNLQSIIDRIEAGALDAEIKVVVSNREDAYGLTRARNHNIPTRVLLHTDFDSRESFDEELVRVLRESGVNGAGAVVMAGFMRIVTPVFLEPFRGRVINIHPALLPSFPGVHGQDDAAEYGVKISGCTVHFVDEQMDHGPVIVQAAVPCQPGEDGDELGARILKLEHRIYPQALQWLAEGRLETRGRIVHLKPGERKLADASASDMGVETQALVWPPLEEGF; encoded by the coding sequence ATGGCAATGCCCATCGCCGTCCTCGTATCCGGGGGCGGGTCCAATCTGCAATCCATCATCGACCGCATCGAAGCGGGTGCGCTTGACGCCGAAATCAAGGTCGTGGTGTCCAATCGTGAGGACGCCTACGGCCTGACCCGGGCGCGCAACCACAACATCCCCACCCGCGTGCTGCTGCACACGGATTTCGATTCCCGCGAGTCCTTTGACGAGGAATTGGTCCGGGTCCTCCGGGAATCGGGCGTGAACGGGGCCGGCGCGGTGGTCATGGCCGGGTTCATGCGCATCGTCACTCCGGTTTTTCTCGAACCGTTCCGGGGCCGCGTCATCAACATCCATCCCGCTTTGCTGCCGAGTTTTCCCGGCGTACATGGCCAGGACGACGCTGCGGAATACGGGGTCAAGATTTCCGGTTGCACCGTGCATTTCGTGGACGAACAGATGGATCACGGTCCGGTCATCGTCCAGGCCGCCGTTCCCTGCCAGCCGGGGGAAGACGGCGACGAGCTTGGGGCGCGCATCCTCAAGCTGGAACACCGCATCTATCCCCAGGCCTTGCAGTGGCTGGCCGAAGGCCGTCTGGAAACGCGCGGCAGGATAGTGCACCTTAAGCCGGGCGAGCGAAAATTGGCCGACGCATCCGCGTCCGACATGGGCGTGGAAACGCAGGCCCTTGTCTGGCCGCCGCTGGAAGAGGGCTTCTAA
- a CDS encoding substrate-binding periplasmic protein — translation MKRLFIPLIFLLLLGPDPVAASDLLVITESNPPFTFNETGGPAGIATDLFLLMAKRAGLDVKRSDIKFWPWARGYQEIREKPNVILFATARTGEREAQFRWIGPIATLRSGLIALKSRRLVITDPVWGAWRYRYGTIRSSASEQELTSQGVPPAWMERVHDRVLNIRKLVNGHIDVLVGNETNTYHTIRRLGLDPNDFEMVYQLMTTDLYYAASLDMDPDVVNRLQTALDSLKADGTAARIAVQYR, via the coding sequence ATGAAACGCCTGTTCATTCCCCTGATTTTCCTTTTGCTGCTCGGTCCCGATCCGGTTGCGGCCAGCGACCTGCTCGTCATCACCGAGTCCAACCCGCCCTTCACTTTCAACGAAACCGGCGGCCCCGCCGGGATCGCCACGGACCTGTTCCTGCTCATGGCCAAACGGGCCGGACTCGATGTGAAGAGGTCGGACATCAAATTCTGGCCATGGGCGCGCGGATACCAGGAGATACGCGAAAAGCCCAACGTGATCCTCTTCGCCACCGCCCGGACCGGCGAACGGGAGGCGCAGTTCCGCTGGATAGGTCCCATCGCCACCCTGCGCAGCGGGCTGATCGCCTTGAAGTCCAGACGTCTCGTCATCACTGACCCGGTATGGGGAGCGTGGCGATACCGATACGGCACCATACGATCCAGCGCCTCGGAACAGGAGCTGACCAGCCAGGGCGTACCGCCAGCCTGGATGGAACGCGTGCACGACCGCGTCCTGAACATACGCAAACTCGTCAACGGCCATATCGACGTCCTGGTGGGCAACGAGACGAACACCTACCACACCATCCGCCGTCTGGGACTGGACCCGAACGACTTTGAAATGGTCTACCAGCTCATGACCACCGACCTCTACTATGCCGCCAGCCTGGACATGGACCCCGACGTCGTGAACAGGCTGCAAACCGCCCTGGATTCCCTCAAAGCCGACGGCACCGCCGCCCGCATCGCCGTACAATACCGATAG
- a CDS encoding YegP family protein, with the protein MAGKYERKQAKDEQWMFNLKAGNGEIILTSELYTTKGACDNGIASVQKNSPLDERYERKEAKNGKPYFVLKAGNHQVIGKSEMYSSKSAMENGINSVKTNGPSTNIVDA; encoded by the coding sequence ATGGCAGGAAAATACGAAAGGAAACAGGCAAAGGACGAACAGTGGATGTTCAACCTCAAGGCCGGAAACGGCGAGATCATCCTGACCAGCGAACTCTACACCACCAAAGGCGCGTGCGACAACGGCATTGCCAGCGTGCAGAAGAACAGCCCCCTGGATGAACGCTATGAGCGCAAGGAAGCCAAAAACGGCAAGCCCTATTTCGTGCTCAAGGCCGGCAATCACCAGGTCATCGGCAAGAGCGAAATGTACTCTTCCAAGTCGGCCATGGAGAACGGAATCAACTCCGTGAAAACCAACGGCCCGAGCACGAACATCGTGGACGCCTAG
- the cobA gene encoding uroporphyrinogen-III C-methyltransferase, with amino-acid sequence MANVFLVGAGPGDPGMLTLRAKEIIETCDVMIYDYLANAEFLKWCKPDCEILYVGKKGGDHTLPQDRINDLIVDKARSGRRVCRLKGGDPYVFGRGGEEGEELVEAGIDFEVVPGITAGVAAPAYAGIPVTHRDFTTSVCFITGHEDPTKSESGHDWAVYGRSTSTLVFYMGVGNLPMIAQNLMDNGRAADTPVALVRWGTRCNQTSFVSTLDRVAEEAKARQWKAPSIIIVGGVCSLHDKLGWFEKKPMLGQGVIVTRAREQASGLVNVLREQGACVREFPTISVEPLDDYAEVETAILQLARYQWVVFTSVNGVKYFWQQLRAIGLDARIFGGMQVAAIGPATADELRARGIEPDFIPEKYVAEHVVKGLLERGIQGSDVLIPRAKVAREVLPSELKAAGCNVTVLPVYETRLGQASGDEIMEALTSGEIRYVTFTSSSTVENFFELVPADAFKACPGVKIASIGPITSETVRGFGLTPDIEPGDYTIPGLVDALLADAAAE; translated from the coding sequence ATGGCAAACGTGTTTCTCGTCGGAGCGGGCCCGGGCGATCCGGGGATGCTCACCCTTCGGGCCAAGGAGATCATCGAGACCTGCGACGTGATGATCTATGACTATCTGGCCAACGCCGAATTCCTGAAGTGGTGCAAGCCTGACTGCGAAATTCTGTACGTGGGCAAGAAGGGCGGCGACCACACCCTGCCGCAGGACAGGATCAACGACCTGATCGTGGACAAGGCCCGTTCCGGGCGGCGCGTCTGCCGGTTGAAGGGCGGCGATCCGTATGTCTTCGGACGCGGCGGTGAGGAAGGCGAGGAGCTTGTCGAGGCGGGCATCGACTTCGAGGTGGTGCCGGGCATCACCGCAGGCGTGGCCGCTCCGGCCTATGCGGGCATTCCCGTGACCCACCGCGACTTCACCACCAGCGTTTGCTTCATCACCGGACACGAGGACCCGACCAAGTCCGAATCCGGGCACGATTGGGCGGTGTACGGCCGGTCAACCTCCACCCTGGTTTTCTACATGGGGGTGGGCAACCTGCCCATGATCGCCCAGAATCTCATGGACAACGGCCGTGCCGCCGATACTCCCGTGGCGTTGGTGCGCTGGGGCACGCGCTGCAACCAGACTTCGTTCGTGTCCACCCTGGACCGGGTGGCCGAAGAGGCCAAGGCCCGGCAGTGGAAGGCCCCGTCCATCATCATCGTGGGCGGCGTGTGCAGCCTGCATGACAAGCTGGGCTGGTTCGAGAAGAAACCCATGCTCGGACAGGGCGTGATCGTCACCCGCGCCCGCGAGCAGGCGTCCGGTCTGGTCAACGTCCTGCGTGAACAGGGGGCGTGCGTCCGCGAGTTCCCGACCATTTCGGTGGAGCCTCTGGACGACTACGCCGAGGTCGAGACCGCCATCCTGCAACTGGCCCGCTACCAGTGGGTGGTGTTCACCTCGGTCAACGGCGTGAAATATTTCTGGCAGCAGCTCCGGGCCATCGGCCTGGACGCGCGCATCTTCGGCGGAATGCAGGTCGCGGCCATCGGCCCGGCCACGGCCGACGAGCTGCGGGCGCGCGGCATCGAGCCGGACTTCATTCCGGAGAAATACGTGGCCGAGCACGTGGTCAAGGGGCTGCTCGAACGCGGCATCCAGGGCTCGGACGTGCTCATCCCGCGCGCCAAGGTGGCCCGCGAGGTCCTGCCCAGCGAGTTGAAGGCGGCGGGCTGCAATGTCACGGTCCTGCCGGTCTACGAGACTCGGCTGGGTCAGGCGAGCGGCGACGAGATCATGGAAGCGCTGACCTCCGGCGAGATCCGCTACGTGACCTTCACCTCGTCGAGCACTGTGGAGAATTTCTTCGAGCTCGTTCCGGCGGACGCCTTCAAGGCGTGCCCGGGCGTGAAGATCGCCTCCATCGGCCCCATCACCTCCGAGACGGTCAGGGGATTCGGCCTGACTCCTGACATCGAGCCGGGCGACTACACCATTCCCGGACTGGTGGACGCCCTTCTTGCGGACGCGGCCGCCGAATAG
- a CDS encoding valine--tRNA ligase, translating to MARKELAKAYEPWDVEDKWETHWEESKTFTPDPDGPGESYSIVIPPPNVTGVLHMGHALNLTLQDILCRFNRQQGKNVLWVPGTDHAGIATQNVVERRLKEEGLTRDDLGREKFIERVWEWKKEKGDHILSQIRRMGASVDWTRECFTFDDQRAKAVREVFVSLFEQGLIYKGDYIINWCNRCHTALADDEVEHEAKPGKLHHVKYPLADGSGHLVIATTRPETMLADSAIAVNPDDERFNKFIGKTAILPLVGRELPIIGDSYVDVEFGTGCLKVTPAHDMNDWEIGRRHGLEVISILNEQGFINDNAPEKYRGLSVTDARKAVLEDLDAEGLLGEIVDHDHSVGVCYRCKSTIEPHVSTQWFVSMKPLAEKARAAVPGKTQIFPEHWTKTYYQWLDEIRDWCISRQIWWGHRIPAWTCEDCGELIVAKEDPTVCTKCGSSRLVQEEDVLDTWFSSALWPFSTMGWPDDTKELAKYYPTSCLVTGFDILFFWVARMMMMGLQFMKEIPFHHVYIHALVRDEQGKKMSKSTGNVIDPLDMIEKYGADALRFTLTSFAAMGRDIKLSEQRIEGYKHFMNKVWNATRFAMMNLPDEIPDVDVTEAEGLANRWILHRLEEVKESIAAATLEYRFNEIAQTLYKFIWSEFCDWYLEMIKPALYGEDEKAKADTQRVLWTVLSETMVLLHPVTPFITQEIWSVLPRPAGDDRSEDIATLPFPEKRPGCLDEKAEAEMELFMGVVSGTRNIRTELLIEPAKKLDLLIKTVSDGDKAVLEANLDLIRALARIENVTIGPDVKAPKASGAAVVQGNELSVPLEGVVDFESELARLDKNLGKLEKTMKGVAGKLKNPGFVNNAPAEVVEGEKKKLAEMEEEKTKLTQLKARLESVMG from the coding sequence ATGGCCCGGAAAGAGTTAGCCAAAGCCTACGAACCGTGGGATGTGGAAGACAAGTGGGAGACCCACTGGGAAGAGAGCAAGACCTTTACCCCTGACCCGGACGGTCCGGGCGAGTCCTATTCCATCGTCATTCCCCCGCCCAACGTCACCGGCGTTCTGCATATGGGCCACGCCCTGAACCTGACGCTCCAGGATATCCTCTGCCGCTTTAACCGACAGCAGGGCAAGAACGTTCTGTGGGTGCCCGGCACCGACCATGCGGGCATCGCTACCCAGAACGTGGTCGAGCGCAGGCTCAAGGAAGAGGGGTTGACCCGCGACGACCTGGGCCGCGAGAAGTTCATCGAGCGCGTCTGGGAATGGAAGAAGGAGAAGGGCGACCACATCCTGAGCCAGATTCGCCGCATGGGCGCGAGCGTCGACTGGACCCGCGAATGCTTCACCTTCGACGATCAGCGCGCCAAGGCCGTGCGCGAGGTTTTCGTGTCCCTGTTCGAGCAGGGGCTGATCTACAAGGGCGACTACATCATCAACTGGTGCAACCGCTGCCACACCGCCCTGGCCGACGACGAGGTCGAGCACGAGGCCAAGCCCGGCAAGCTCCATCACGTCAAGTACCCCCTGGCAGACGGCTCCGGTCATCTCGTGATCGCCACCACCCGTCCCGAGACTATGCTGGCCGACTCGGCCATCGCCGTGAATCCGGACGACGAGCGGTTCAACAAGTTTATAGGCAAGACCGCCATTCTGCCCCTGGTGGGCCGCGAGCTGCCCATCATCGGCGACTCCTACGTGGACGTCGAGTTCGGCACAGGCTGCCTGAAGGTCACCCCGGCTCACGACATGAACGACTGGGAGATCGGCCGCAGGCACGGGCTTGAAGTCATCTCCATCCTGAACGAGCAGGGCTTCATCAACGACAACGCCCCCGAGAAGTACCGGGGCCTGTCCGTGACCGACGCGCGCAAGGCCGTGCTCGAAGACCTCGACGCCGAGGGCCTGCTCGGCGAGATCGTGGACCACGACCACTCGGTCGGCGTCTGCTATCGCTGCAAGTCCACCATCGAGCCCCATGTTTCCACTCAGTGGTTCGTGTCCATGAAGCCTCTGGCCGAAAAGGCGCGCGCCGCGGTTCCCGGGAAGACGCAGATTTTCCCCGAGCATTGGACCAAGACCTACTACCAGTGGCTCGACGAAATCCGCGACTGGTGCATTTCCCGTCAGATTTGGTGGGGCCACCGCATTCCGGCCTGGACCTGCGAGGATTGCGGCGAGCTCATCGTGGCCAAGGAAGATCCGACCGTCTGCACCAAGTGCGGCTCCTCCAGGCTGGTCCAGGAAGAGGATGTGCTCGACACCTGGTTTTCCTCGGCGCTGTGGCCGTTCTCGACCATGGGCTGGCCTGACGACACCAAGGAGCTGGCCAAGTACTACCCGACCTCCTGCCTGGTCACCGGCTTCGATATTCTCTTCTTCTGGGTGGCCCGCATGATGATGATGGGCCTCCAGTTCATGAAGGAGATACCGTTCCATCACGTCTACATCCACGCCCTGGTCCGCGACGAGCAGGGCAAGAAGATGTCCAAGTCCACGGGCAACGTCATCGACCCCCTGGACATGATCGAGAAGTACGGCGCGGACGCCCTGCGTTTCACCCTGACCAGCTTTGCGGCCATGGGCCGGGACATCAAGCTCTCTGAGCAGCGCATCGAGGGCTACAAGCACTTCATGAACAAGGTCTGGAACGCCACCAGGTTCGCCATGATGAACCTGCCCGACGAGATTCCCGATGTGGACGTGACCGAGGCCGAGGGATTGGCCAACCGCTGGATTCTCCATCGGCTGGAGGAGGTCAAGGAGTCCATCGCGGCCGCCACTCTGGAGTATCGGTTCAACGAGATCGCCCAGACCCTTTACAAGTTCATCTGGTCCGAGTTCTGCGACTGGTATCTGGAGATGATCAAGCCCGCCCTGTACGGCGAGGACGAAAAGGCCAAGGCGGACACGCAGCGGGTTCTGTGGACCGTGCTGTCCGAGACCATGGTTCTGCTTCATCCGGTCACGCCGTTCATCACCCAGGAAATCTGGTCCGTGCTGCCCCGTCCCGCGGGCGACGACCGCTCCGAGGACATCGCCACCCTGCCGTTCCCGGAAAAGCGGCCCGGCTGCCTGGACGAAAAGGCCGAGGCTGAGATGGAGCTGTTCATGGGCGTGGTTTCCGGCACCCGGAACATCCGCACCGAGCTTCTGATCGAACCGGCCAAGAAGCTCGACCTGCTCATCAAGACCGTCAGTGACGGCGACAAGGCCGTGCTTGAGGCCAACCTCGATCTGATCCGGGCACTGGCCCGCATCGAGAACGTGACCATCGGACCGGACGTCAAGGCTCCCAAGGCCTCGGGCGCGGCGGTGGTCCAGGGCAACGAGCTGTCCGTCCCGCTGGAAGGCGTGGTGGACTTCGAGTCCGAGCTGGCGCGTCTGGACAAGAATCTGGGCAAGCTCGAAAAGACCATGAAGGGCGTGGCGGGCAAGCTCAAGAATCCAGGCTTCGTCAACAACGCTCCGGCCGAGGTGGTCGAGGGCGAGAAGAAGAAGCTCGCCGAAATGGAAGAGGAAAAGACCAAGCTCACCCAGCTCAAGGCGCGTCTTGAGTCGGTGATGGGCTAG
- a CDS encoding BPL-N domain-containing protein, giving the protein MSSIHIYWDESHFWGLLAARALSAWAIPHRLVRGSEIADGALAGKLGEIPAALLVPGGRAKGKADRLGVRGMDAICEYVNSGGAYLGFCGGAGLALTGPYGLGLSPWTRKGYRNRLHHFLSGHVEARLDNASGLVPDGMDEALLPVWWPGRFDPADPSVQVLARYGKPGPDFWVADLNLSTLPKGTMADWEALYGVNLSPDFMEGSPVVAANRFGAGRVVLSYAHLETPASEQANRWLSHLLGRVLDEPGSAAANRRPVPAWDVAARPIVWEDATLIRARRTMEEIIRTGSDHFLLFWRNPWLLGWRRGIPGAGINTLYSLICESLASEPSDEALTFWRGMRDRFQVLMDLLGNGLTGYLLAERLSMTVFHSDSGAVSKEGLREQRRALFGLPPEPGGIYADLAGMLEELYWRLSLSTTP; this is encoded by the coding sequence ATGTCAAGCATACATATATATTGGGACGAATCGCACTTCTGGGGGCTGTTGGCGGCCAGAGCGCTGTCCGCCTGGGCCATCCCCCACCGTCTGGTGCGCGGCTCTGAAATAGCCGATGGCGCGCTCGCTGGCAAGCTCGGCGAGATTCCGGCCGCGCTCCTCGTGCCCGGCGGACGGGCCAAAGGCAAGGCCGACCGGCTCGGCGTGCGCGGCATGGACGCGATCTGCGAATACGTAAACTCCGGCGGCGCCTACCTCGGCTTCTGCGGCGGTGCGGGCCTGGCCCTGACCGGCCCCTACGGCCTGGGACTCTCCCCCTGGACGCGCAAGGGGTACCGCAACCGGCTCCATCATTTCCTCTCAGGGCATGTGGAAGCCCGTCTGGACAACGCCAGCGGCCTGGTACCGGACGGCATGGACGAAGCCCTGCTCCCTGTCTGGTGGCCGGGCCGGTTCGATCCCGCCGACCCGTCGGTCCAGGTTCTGGCCCGCTATGGCAAGCCCGGCCCCGACTTCTGGGTGGCGGACCTCAACCTGTCCACCCTGCCCAAGGGAACCATGGCCGATTGGGAGGCCCTCTACGGCGTGAACCTGAGCCCGGACTTCATGGAGGGCTCCCCCGTGGTGGCGGCCAACCGATTCGGTGCGGGACGCGTCGTCTTGAGCTACGCCCACCTGGAGACCCCGGCCTCGGAACAGGCCAACCGTTGGCTCTCGCACCTCCTCGGCCGGGTCCTCGACGAGCCCGGCTCGGCGGCGGCAAACCGCAGGCCGGTCCCGGCCTGGGACGTGGCCGCCCGCCCCATCGTCTGGGAGGACGCCACACTCATTCGCGCCCGGCGAACCATGGAAGAGATCATCCGCACCGGGTCCGACCACTTCCTGCTGTTCTGGCGCAACCCCTGGCTGCTCGGTTGGCGGCGCGGCATCCCGGGCGCGGGCATCAACACGCTCTATTCGCTCATCTGCGAATCCCTGGCCTCCGAACCGTCGGACGAGGCCCTGACCTTCTGGCGCGGGATGCGCGACCGCTTCCAGGTGCTCATGGATCTGCTCGGCAACGGGCTGACCGGCTACCTCCTGGCCGAACGGCTGTCCATGACCGTGTTCCACTCCGATTCGGGCGCAGTCTCCAAGGAGGGACTCAGGGAGCAGCGGCGCGCCCTGTTCGGGCTGCCTCCGGAACCGGGCGGCATCTATGCGGACCTGGCCGGGATGCTGGAAGAGTTATACTGGCGCCTGTCCCTTTCGACGACTCCGTAA
- a CDS encoding DUF342 domain-containing protein produces MQDEEALKNSPDAQFRFCMSEDGMKLGVNRYFPPNGGLEPSVALLKAQVAACGVRLPVDEEAAKRIVDAVLAGDEFRGIPLVRGIPPREPREAVLAALGDLQFPVFPEDRFLRYRPAATAANGESIDGRTIRPNGSFSPKAVKVEAGENVDWDPSAGAYYSRVWGMAKIRDGVVSVIPAARITDDEVEVVGTIHHRDFRGEPITVERIEKELRDMGVLITVDLEALAAKLNQARDMNMPLPNQILVKGAHPVPGRDGWLESLVATRDETGTEDASGRLDFRDRGAYPMVVTGQIIGRLHPPTAGEGGIDIYGKTIPASAGRELKIVLGENVLLQNDGKTYASKAQGVAVLERNTLSVTQCLIVNGNVDLNSGNVKVEHGSIKVLGSIQAGFSVSAPKHVLVEGSIESATVYAGGLVEVKGGILMPDGGEIVCDGRVVANFAVNARIRAGHDVVIANEIQNSSIRTDGRLIALSGKGTVLGGEVVARKGIEINELGSELGVATSVGIIVEDAEDDDLREERIRVTQSIKKIDATLGTEPPETLLARTPEAKRPALIEVIKHREALVRRRDALSDKINSRVIRHQRELEGLTIRVKKMVHPGAMIGFCNVRKKVEKRLEATLFYWDAEKRDILGR; encoded by the coding sequence ATGCAGGATGAAGAGGCCCTGAAAAACAGCCCGGACGCACAATTTCGCTTCTGCATGTCCGAAGACGGCATGAAGCTCGGTGTCAACCGCTACTTCCCGCCCAACGGGGGCCTTGAGCCGAGCGTGGCTCTGCTCAAGGCGCAGGTGGCCGCCTGCGGAGTCAGGCTGCCCGTGGACGAAGAAGCCGCCAAACGCATCGTCGACGCGGTCCTTGCGGGCGACGAATTCCGGGGCATCCCCCTGGTCCGAGGCATTCCGCCGAGAGAGCCGAGAGAGGCCGTCCTTGCGGCCCTGGGCGACCTGCAATTCCCCGTGTTTCCGGAAGACCGTTTCCTCCGCTACCGTCCCGCCGCCACAGCGGCCAACGGCGAATCCATCGACGGGCGCACCATCCGGCCCAACGGTTCGTTCTCGCCCAAGGCCGTCAAGGTCGAAGCGGGCGAAAACGTGGACTGGGACCCCTCGGCCGGGGCGTACTACTCCCGGGTCTGGGGCATGGCCAAAATACGCGACGGCGTGGTCTCGGTGATCCCGGCCGCCCGCATTACCGACGACGAGGTCGAGGTCGTCGGGACCATCCATCACCGAGATTTCCGGGGCGAGCCCATTACCGTCGAGCGCATCGAAAAGGAACTGCGCGACATGGGCGTGCTCATCACCGTGGACCTGGAGGCGCTCGCGGCCAAGCTCAACCAGGCCCGTGACATGAACATGCCCCTGCCCAACCAGATTCTGGTCAAGGGCGCGCATCCCGTGCCGGGGCGCGACGGCTGGCTGGAATCCCTGGTCGCCACCCGCGACGAGACCGGCACCGAGGACGCCTCGGGCAGGCTCGACTTCCGCGACCGGGGGGCCTATCCCATGGTCGTCACCGGCCAGATCATCGGCAGGCTCCACCCGCCGACCGCGGGCGAAGGCGGCATCGACATCTACGGCAAGACCATTCCGGCCAGCGCGGGACGGGAGTTGAAGATCGTCCTGGGCGAAAACGTCCTGCTCCAGAACGACGGAAAGACATACGCCTCCAAGGCGCAGGGCGTGGCGGTTCTTGAGCGGAACACCCTGTCCGTGACCCAATGCCTGATCGTCAACGGCAACGTGGACCTCAACTCGGGCAACGTGAAGGTCGAGCACGGCTCGATCAAGGTGCTGGGATCGATTCAGGCCGGATTCTCGGTCTCGGCCCCGAAGCATGTCCTGGTGGAAGGGTCCATCGAAAGCGCGACCGTCTACGCGGGCGGTCTGGTGGAAGTCAAAGGCGGCATCCTCATGCCCGACGGCGGCGAAATCGTGTGTGACGGCCGGGTCGTCGCCAACTTCGCCGTCAACGCGCGCATCCGGGCCGGACACGACGTGGTCATCGCCAACGAAATCCAGAACTCGTCCATCCGCACGGACGGCAGGCTCATCGCCCTGTCCGGCAAAGGCACGGTCCTGGGCGGCGAAGTCGTGGCCCGCAAGGGCATCGAGATCAACGAACTCGGGTCCGAACTGGGCGTGGCCACGTCCGTGGGAATCATCGTCGAGGACGCCGAAGACGATGATCTGCGGGAGGAGCGCATCCGGGTGACCCAGTCCATCAAGAAAATCGACGCCACCCTGGGCACCGAACCGCCCGAGACGCTCCTGGCGCGCACGCCCGAAGCCAAACGGCCAGCACTGATCGAGGTCATCAAACACCGCGAGGCCCTTGTCCGGCGGCGCGACGCCCTGAGCGACAAGATCAACAGCCGTGTCATCCGCCACCAACGCGAACTGGAGGGCCTCACCATCCGGGTGAAGAAAATGGTCCACCCCGGCGCGATGATAGGATTCTGCAACGTCAGGAAAAAGGTCGAGAAGCGGCTCGAAGCCACGCTTTTTTACTGGGACGCGGAAAAACGCGACATCCTCGGCCGCTGA
- the truA gene encoding tRNA pseudouridine(38-40) synthase TruA yields MTRVRMILAYEGTEFCGWQVQPADRTVQGELERALETILGGPIRVHGSGRTDSGVHALGQTVHFDCPDDRPNFPWQRSLNALLPKDVRVLDAAWAADDFHARYGAVSKTYEYCLWHERAFCLPQRRRFVWACGPVDFARMEEAAAILSGEHDFAAFQNVGTDVESTVRTVTEISRHPGPTEFESVWRFSANGFLKQMVRNLVGCLVACGRGRMEPDDVRALLESGDRTLAPATVPPQGLTLMRVEYGS; encoded by the coding sequence ATGACGCGCGTCCGAATGATCCTGGCCTATGAGGGCACGGAATTTTGCGGCTGGCAGGTGCAGCCCGCCGACCGCACCGTGCAGGGCGAGCTGGAGCGCGCCCTTGAGACCATCCTGGGCGGGCCGATCCGCGTCCACGGTTCGGGGCGGACGGATTCCGGGGTCCATGCCCTGGGGCAGACCGTTCATTTCGACTGCCCGGACGACCGCCCCAACTTCCCTTGGCAGCGCAGCCTGAACGCGCTCCTGCCGAAGGACGTGCGCGTGCTTGATGCCGCTTGGGCGGCCGACGATTTCCATGCCCGGTACGGGGCCGTTTCCAAAACCTACGAATACTGCCTGTGGCACGAGCGGGCCTTTTGTCTTCCCCAGCGACGCCGTTTCGTCTGGGCATGCGGGCCGGTGGACTTCGCGCGTATGGAGGAGGCCGCCGCGATCCTCTCGGGCGAGCATGACTTCGCCGCCTTTCAGAACGTCGGCACGGACGTCGAGTCCACCGTGCGGACCGTGACCGAGATTTCGCGCCATCCCGGCCCGACCGAGTTCGAATCGGTCTGGCGGTTTTCGGCCAATGGTTTCCTCAAGCAGATGGTGCGCAACCTTGTCGGCTGCCTGGTGGCTTGCGGGCGGGGAAGGATGGAGCCGGACGACGTGCGCGCCCTTCTCGAATCCGGCGACAGAACCCTGGCGCCGGCCACGGTCCCGCCGCAGGGGCTGACCCTGATGCGGGTCGAATACGGGAGTTGA
- a CDS encoding MotE family protein codes for MKRQRSGSNLTITKVLVSLVFLALLKLTVFGLLSVDSMTLRAVGNVLPDVLSGETAAAQDNAAPARNDAAASTPIADKADSEANRAAKSEAALDRTAAEKRTEEDLPEEWKALKRKEDELAAKERALKEMEASIKAEAERVEKLHAEIKSMLAEAKQLKDQRVKKLVDMLSNTKAKKAAEILQSMDDDLAVKVLSGMRGRQAGEILSFVESKKAAKLSEELTRLQIPFEN; via the coding sequence ATGAAACGGCAACGCTCCGGTTCAAATCTCACGATCACTAAAGTCCTCGTCAGTCTCGTCTTTCTGGCTTTGCTGAAGCTGACCGTGTTCGGCCTTCTGAGCGTCGATTCCATGACGCTCAGGGCTGTCGGGAACGTGTTGCCCGACGTTTTGTCCGGCGAAACCGCCGCTGCCCAGGACAACGCCGCCCCCGCCCGGAACGATGCGGCTGCTTCCACGCCCATCGCCGACAAGGCGGATTCCGAGGCCAACCGCGCGGCAAAGTCCGAGGCCGCCCTGGATCGTACCGCCGCCGAAAAGCGCACCGAAGAGGATTTGCCCGAGGAGTGGAAGGCCCTGAAGCGTAAGGAAGACGAGCTGGCCGCCAAGGAGCGCGCTCTCAAGGAGATGGAGGCTTCCATCAAGGCCGAAGCCGAGCGGGTCGAGAAACTCCATGCCGAGATCAAGTCCATGCTCGCCGAGGCCAAGCAGCTCAAGGACCAGCGCGTCAAGAAGCTGGTGGACATGCTTTCCAACACCAAGGCCAAGAAGGCCGCCGAAATATTGCAGTCCATGGACGACGATCTGGCCGTCAAGGTCCTGTCGGGAATGCGCGGCAGGCAGGCGGGCGAGATTCTCTCCTTCGTGGAATCCAAGAAGGCCGCCAAGCTCTCCGAGGAGCTGACCAGGTTGCAGATTCCCTTCGAGAACTAG